The following DNA comes from Ornithobacterium rhinotracheale DSM 15997.
AAGTTGCTACTTGATCTTTCACGAACAGCGATTTTAAATAATAATCATTGATTTCGTCGAATTTTTTGTCCAAGATTAAATGATAATTTTGGCTAAAAACGGACATAATTTGCTCAAGCAATTGCGCCAAATCCTCATTAAAGTCAACATTAAAACAAGCAAGCGAAGTGGCGTTGAGCATGCCAAAATCACGCTGAAAAACATTTAGCCCAATTCCAATTACCGAAAAATCAATTTTGTCATGTTTTATTCGGTTTTCGATTAGGATTCCGCCTAGTTTTTTGCGATTTAGAATCAAGTCGTTAGGCCATTTCACTTTTACAGGAAACTGCCAATCTGTCAAAAACTGGTGCAAGCAATTAGCCACCCAACGATTGAGGTAGGCTTGGTCTTTTAAATCTAAATTTTTTAGTAAAAAACTAAAGGTTAAGTTTTGATTATCAGACGATAGCCATTGGTTGCCTGCATAGCCCTTTCCATGTGTCTGTGCATCGCACCACACCACGGTAAACGCCTCGGCTCCTTGCTCTGCCAATTGGTATAACTTTTGATTAGTTGATGGCAATGATTTATAACGAATAAATTTTACAGAATTCGGCTCTTTCATAGTACAAAGATAGCTTGTATTTTGTAGGATTTGTTTTATTTTTGCAATTATATAAAAATATTTGAATGTCAGAAAATTCATCAAAGAAACTCCTTGACTCTGTAGTCCTTGGAATCGAAGATTTAAAGGGAGAAGATATCACCGTATTAGACTTGCGCGAAATAGAAAATGCTGTATGCGATTATTTTGTCGTGTGTACAGGAAACTCAAACACGCAAGTTTCGGCAATTGCCAATTCCATTGAGCGCACCGTGCGAAAAGAAAACAAAGAGCGACCAATCAGCGTGGAAGGAAAAGAAAACGCGATGTGGGTGTTGCTAGATTACGCATCGGTTGTGGTGCATGTGTTCCAGCGAAATATTCGTGAATATTACGATATAGAAAGCATGTGGGGCGATGCCAAAACCATCAATGTTCAACCTGAAAAATCTGCGGAATAAATGCCAGAAATCAATAACAATAATAATAACAATAGAAATAAGCCTACTTTTAATCTAAATTGGCTTTACACTTCGCTTGCTATATTTTTGATTGGGTGGTTTTTCTTTATGAACGATGCCTTTCAATCAAAATCTAAAAAAATTCAAGAAAATCAATTTTTTGAATATGTAGAAAAAGGTTATGTAAAGAAATATGTATTTAATAAAGACAGCGATGTGGTAGATGTGTATCTTACCGATGCTGCTTTAGAAAATCCAGA
Coding sequences within:
- a CDS encoding biotin--[acetyl-CoA-carboxylase] ligase; amino-acid sequence: MKEPNSVKFIRYKSLPSTNQKLYQLAEQGAEAFTVVWCDAQTHGKGYAGNQWLSSDNQNLTFSFLLKNLDLKDQAYLNRWVANCLHQFLTDWQFPVKVKWPNDLILNRKKLGGILIENRIKHDKIDFSVIGIGLNVFQRDFGMLNATSLACFNVDFNEDLAQLLEQIMSVFSQNYHLILDKKFDEINDYYLKSLFVKDQVATYEHNGILQNGILRGITPEGKALIELENKPIQAFAHKEIRLLY
- the rsfS gene encoding ribosome silencing factor, whose translation is MSENSSKKLLDSVVLGIEDLKGEDITVLDLREIENAVCDYFVVCTGNSNTQVSAIANSIERTVRKENKERPISVEGKENAMWVLLDYASVVVHVFQRNIREYYDIESMWGDAKTINVQPEKSAE